In Trifolium pratense cultivar HEN17-A07 linkage group LG7, ARS_RC_1.1, whole genome shotgun sequence, a genomic segment contains:
- the LOC123893811 gene encoding carotenoid 9,10(9',10')-cleavage dioxygenase 1-like, with protein sequence MSMSSSRLNSLGRYRGNQVFTYSNTSIHYHKPICVKIKSVAHRGGNIVKVEPKPRKGFTSKVIDLLEMLVVKFFYDSSLSHHWLAGNFAPVQDETPPVKNLPVNGYLPDCLNGEFLRVGPNPKFPPVAGYHWFDGDGMIHGLRIKDGKATYVSRFVRTSRLKQEEYFGGCKFMKIGDVKGLLGLLMVMIQMLREKLKILDVSYGTGTANTGLVYHNGKFLALSERDKPYAIKVFEDGDLHTLGMIDYDKRLDHYFTAHPKLDPFTGEMFTFGYSQTPPYITYRVISKDGYMHDPVPITISHPIMMHDFAITENYAIFMDLPVYFRPKEMVKNQKLIFSFDSTTKARFGVLHRYAKDDKLIRWFELPNCFIFHNANAWEEEDEVVLITCRLKNPDLDMISENIKDKLENFSNELYEMRFNMKTGKASQKKLSAFSVDFPRVNENYTGRKQKYVYGTILDSTSTGIIKFDLNAEPDFGKTKHEVGGNVCGLYGLGPGTFCSDAIYVPRVPGTNSEEDDGYLIFYVHDENTRKSSVHVIDAKTMSADPIAVVELPRRVPYSFHSFFLTEEQLQEQAKL encoded by the exons ATGAg TATGAGCAGTAGCAGGTTAAACTCATTGGGAAGGTACCGTGGTAATCAAGTATTTACCTATAGCAACACTTCTATCCATTACCATAAACCCATTTGTGTAAAGATAAAATCTGTAGCACATAGAGGAGGGAATATTGTGAAGGTggaaccaaaaccaagaaaaggTTTCACTTCAAAAGTTATTGATTTGTTGGAGATGCTTGTTGTCAAGTTCTTTTATGATTCTTCACTTTCTCATCACTGGCTTGCTGGTAATTTTGCACCTGTTCAAGATGAGACACCTCCTGTTAAGAATCTTCCTGTTAATGGGTACCTTCCG GATTGCTTGAATGGAGAGTTTCTCAGGGTGGGACCCAATCCGAAGTTTCCTCCGGTAGCTGGATATCATTg GTTCGATGGAGATGG AATGATTCACGGTTTACGTATCAAAGATGGAAAAGCTACATATGTTTCCCGTTTCGTGAGAACTTCTCGTCTTAAACAAGAAGAATACTTCGGAGGCTGTAAATTTATGAAG ATTGGAGATGTCAAAGGTCTACTTGGACTTTTAATGGTTATGATACAAATGTTgagagaaaaattgaaaatacttGATGTTTCTTATGGAACTGGAACAG CTAATACGGGACTTGTATATCACAATGGGAAATTTCTGGCGCTCTCAGAACGAGACAAACCTT ATGCTATTAAAGTTTTTGAAGATGGTGATTTGCATACACTTGGAATGATAGATTATGACAAGAGACTGGACCATTATTTCACTGCTCATCCAAAACTTGATCCTTTTACTG GGGAGATGTTTACATTCGGATATTCACAAACCCCGCCATATATCACATACAGAGTAATTTCAAAGGATGGTTATATGCATGATCCTGTTCCCATAACAATATCACATCCCATCATGATGCATGACTTTGCCATAACCGAGAATTACGCAATTTTTATGGATCTTCCTGTGTACTTTAGGCCAAAG GAAATGGTGAAGAATCAGAAACTCATATTCTCTTTTGATTCAACCACGAAAGCTCGTTTCGGTGTCCTACATCGCTATGCTAAAGACGATAAGCTCATAAGATGGTTTGAATTACCAAATTGCTTCATATTCCATAATG CTAATGCTTGGGAAGAGGAGGATGAAGTTGTTTTGATCACATGCCGACTGAAGAATCCGGATTTGGACATGATCAGCGAAAATATCAAGGATAAGCTTGAAAATTTCTCAAATGAGCT GTATGAAATGAGGTTTAACATGAAAACCGGTAAAGCTTCTCAAAAGAAACTGTCGGCATTTTCTGTAGATTTTCCTAGGGTGAATGAAAACTACACTGGCAG GAAACAGAAGTATGTATATGGAACCATATTAGACAGCACTTCAACCGGGATTattaaatttgatttgaatGCTGAACCTGATTTTGGCAAAACAAAGCATGAAGTCGGAGGAAATGTTTGTGGTCTCTATGGCTTGGGACCAGGAACGTTTTGCTCGGATGCTATTTATGTCCCTCGTGTCCCTGGAACAAATTCCGAAGAAGATGACGGTTACTTGATCTTTTATGTACATGATGAGAATACAAG GAAATCATCCGTGCATGTCATAGATGCAAAAACAATGTCAGCAGATCCTATTGCAGTTGTAGAATTGCCTCGAAGAGTTCCATATAGTTTCCATTCCTTCTTTTTGACAGAG GAACAACTGCAAGAACAAGCCAAACTGTAA